One part of the Terrimicrobium sacchariphilum genome encodes these proteins:
- the zwf gene encoding glucose-6-phosphate dehydrogenase, producing the protein MSQQPLTGHERPGDACTIVIFGASGDLTKRKLLPALYNLKALKLLPDNFAVIGVAVTDGNDELYRQKITSDIKEFATRPVDDTCWNDFAARSYYVQGDFNSQGTFEHLSAKIADAQKTWNLPGNVLFYLAVSPTFFGKVVEQLHGVGLTTEAPNAWRRVIIEKPFGHDLASARALNEDLSKHINESQIYRIDHYLGKETVQNIMVFRFGNSVFEPIWNRRYIEYVQITVAEQLGVELRGGYYDHSGVVRDMVQNHILSVLSLIAMEPPSSISGDSVRNEKVKVLEAIRPMEPEEVLANTVRGQYGAGIIDGKNVPAYRTEPDVDPNSNTETFVAMKLEVDNWRWAEVPFYIRSGKRLAAHTTQIVIGFRRAPLMLFGQEVQNNITPNRLVIHVQPDEGITLDIHAKRPGPNINITNVPLDFTYADFGEHTAATGYETLLYDCMVGDPTLFHRYDSVDASWRIVNPILDVWHALPARDFPNYEAGSWGPEAADHLIQKTGHAWHHYQIQHKL; encoded by the coding sequence ATGTCTCAGCAACCTCTCACTGGACACGAACGTCCCGGCGACGCCTGTACCATCGTTATCTTCGGCGCCTCCGGCGATCTCACCAAGCGTAAGCTCCTCCCCGCCCTCTACAATCTCAAGGCGCTCAAGCTCCTCCCCGATAACTTTGCAGTCATCGGTGTGGCTGTGACGGATGGCAATGATGAGCTGTACCGTCAGAAGATCACCTCGGACATCAAGGAATTTGCCACCCGTCCGGTGGACGACACCTGCTGGAACGACTTTGCCGCCCGCTCGTACTACGTGCAGGGTGATTTCAACTCCCAGGGAACCTTCGAACATCTTTCGGCCAAGATCGCGGACGCCCAGAAAACCTGGAACCTGCCGGGCAACGTCCTGTTTTACCTCGCCGTTTCGCCGACTTTCTTCGGCAAGGTCGTCGAGCAGCTTCACGGCGTCGGCCTCACCACGGAAGCTCCCAATGCCTGGCGTCGTGTCATCATCGAAAAACCCTTTGGCCATGACCTTGCGAGTGCCCGGGCTCTGAACGAGGATCTCTCCAAGCACATCAACGAAAGCCAGATTTACCGCATTGACCACTATCTCGGTAAGGAGACGGTGCAGAACATCATGGTATTTCGATTTGGCAACTCCGTCTTTGAGCCAATCTGGAATCGTCGGTACATCGAATACGTCCAGATCACCGTGGCGGAGCAACTGGGCGTTGAGCTTCGGGGCGGGTACTACGATCACTCCGGCGTAGTGCGCGACATGGTGCAAAATCACATCCTTTCCGTCCTCTCGCTCATCGCGATGGAGCCGCCGAGCTCCATATCCGGCGATAGCGTGCGCAACGAAAAGGTGAAGGTCCTCGAGGCAATCCGACCGATGGAGCCCGAGGAGGTCCTGGCCAATACCGTGCGCGGCCAATACGGCGCTGGCATCATCGACGGCAAAAACGTCCCGGCCTACCGGACCGAGCCTGATGTGGACCCGAATTCCAACACCGAGACCTTTGTCGCAATGAAGCTGGAGGTCGACAACTGGCGCTGGGCTGAGGTCCCCTTCTACATCCGCTCGGGCAAGCGCCTCGCAGCTCATACGACGCAGATCGTCATCGGCTTCCGCCGCGCTCCGCTCATGCTTTTCGGCCAGGAGGTTCAGAACAACATCACGCCGAACCGCCTGGTCATTCACGTGCAGCCCGACGAGGGCATCACGCTCGACATCCACGCCAAGCGTCCCGGGCCGAATATCAACATCACCAATGTGCCGCTGGATTTCACCTACGCGGACTTTGGCGAACATACTGCCGCTACCGGCTACGAAACGCTGCTCTACGATTGCATGGTCGGCGATCCGACGCTCTTCCATCGCTACGACAGCGTGGATGCATCCTGGCGCATCGTGAACCCGATTCTCGACGTCTGGCATGCCCTTCCCGCCCGCGATTTCCCGAACTACGAGGCAGGTTCATGGGGCCCCGAGGCCGCCGACCATTTGATCCAGAAAACGGGTCATGCTTGGCACCACTACCAGATTCAGCATAAGCTGTAG